In Armigeres subalbatus isolate Guangzhou_Male unplaced genomic scaffold, GZ_Asu_2 Contig634, whole genome shotgun sequence, the sequence ctcattgaagaaccgtaaaatctaTTGTTTTGCtctaaattttgtatggaaaattttcaaattttttattgtaaagatacataacaacccctatttttttttgtaaaagtcccatttaccattcattttatcgtggaaaaccattgtttcttatgtgatttaattgtcaaaattccattacattcaatggtaattactagaggcctgaataagagaaacgcggataggtatgtgccgccaatcgaaccgtcaaaaaacagcagccaatcgagcaggagacctgtcaagcagccaaaatgttggctcaaatactgaaaacggccaaattcgatttaatgccatttttaaataaacaaaattgaatgtattttgATATAATATATtcaagtcatttatagattatgaaatgaaattacattgtttattggattctattgttatgtaATGTGGACATataaaatagcggattgtgagattttacctacataaaccatttctttcttttcatgtgttgttctttgatgaagaagattggatgcagtgttggcagagtcatattttctatccgcgtttctcttattcaggcctctagtaatTACTATGTTTtgaatggtgttgtaacaataaaagcCATGgtatttcaatgatattttttatccgggatacCCAAATTTTGACAACTGCTAATATCAGGAAAATCCGGGTACAAACGACCCAGCGACTGAGTTGTTTCATGCAGGTTGGCGTGTAACTTTATTCCGGATATacacggagaaacacgtttactcattaatgggtactttttctttgctatctctttcattctgctgaaaaatttacccattttgagagaataagtggatctactcatttaaatgagtaaatccacttattctcccaaatgggtaaatttttcaacaGAGAGAAAGATACACATTgaatgactttacccattaatgggtactgtattattgttgatattccaccgtgaaaaattcacccattttcttgaaaaagtgccactacccattttaatgagtagtggcgctttttgaagaaaatgggtgaatttttcacggtgggaataatatcaacaataacacagtacccattaatgggtaaagtcatctaacagtgTAGCAGActaaaagtacccattaatgagtaaacgatttttaccgggtaGACAATATtaggttatttattttttctgtgtatgcaTATTCCTACCCCTTAGATATTTGAACCGAATAAATGGAGGAAAGCATAACGTCAAAATTCCGACAACAAAACTGCCAACGAGCAGAAATCAACACAAAAGAAACGTCACCGAGTAAAAAGCGCAACAAAAGGGAAAACGACGAATCATCGACGCGCATCTTTTGCTCACGGTTTTGCGATTACGTACAGTCGTGGAAGTTTTCGTGAATTTTGTCCATATTTCGTGCTCGAATACGTCGGAAAGTAGTGTCAACCGGTGGTGTGGGATACGGATCGGTGAACGGAAGTGAATTTTGCCGTGAAATCGTGCGCGATGGCGCCGAAAAAATGAAgtgaaaattttgcctatctggCTTCTTCCATCATCGTCTGTTGGAAGTGGGTGCGGAAGTTAGGAGGGTGGTCCTGGTAAAAAAGGGAATATAGTAGAAGTTCGTTCTGTGCGTGCGATTTTGTGCGGTGGGTGGGTTGGTTGTGGGAGGGCGCAAGTACCGCTAGATTTTTCAGCGGTTTTCATCAAGGTAAACAACAACAAAGTAAAAGTAACgataaataaataagttgtCCGATGATATTTTTCGTTTAAGATGTCGGAGCGTTACACGCACCAGTTGCTGAAGGTGGTGGTGGCTCAGATATGTCAGACGATCGGATGGCACTCGATCCAGTCGACACCGATGGAGTTGATGATCGACATTTTGGATCAATATTTGCGGGATGTGACTCGGACGACGCATCGCTACACGGAGCTGTACAATCGAACGGATCCGAATTTGGATGACGTAGCGCTGGCATACCGAGAAATGGGGATGAGCTTGACCGAACTGCAGGAGTATCTGCAGTATGTGGATCCGATCGAGCGGCCATTCGAGGTGCCGAAGTATCCGCTGCCGAAGGAGAGTCATTTGAATTTCATGAAACCGGGTAGTAAGGAAACGCTGACGAGGCCAGTGCACATTCCGGAGCACATGCCTCCGATGCTAGTGGATTCGGAGGAGGAGCAGGAGGAAGAGGAAAGGCGACGTCAGATGCAGCTGCATTTGATGGCAGAGGCGGATGAGGAGGTGGTAGAAGAGGTGAAGCCGGACATCGGCGAAGTTGTGGAGAAGATGGAAGAGGTGGGCGCCGAAGAAGTGGCAATCATGGATGCTAGTCAAAGTGAGGAAGTTGTGACGTTTAAGAGACCGTTGGATGGTCCGGTAGCAGATGCTGGACTAGATGTGAAAAAGTCAAAGTCTCTTTCGGATGAAAGGCGACCGACCAGGGAGATTAGTAGCGTGATTATGACCACGTCGGGTTTTATATCACCGGCCCGGGAGGGCAGGCTACCGGATTCGAAACCACCGGTAATTCCGGAAGAAAAGCCGAAGCCCCCTCCACCGCCACCACCGGCGCCGGTGTCTACTGTTCTACCGGTGGCAAAAATTGACGAGAAGTTTGGGAAAAAAGCGAAGAAAAAACCAGTTGAAaaggagaagaaggaaaagaaagagaagaaagtggacaaaaagAAGGAAAGCATTGATAAGGAGAAGGATTCTAAGAGTAGACCAGCAACTCCGACAATTCATCCGATGGCAGAGCAGATTGACATTCCATCTTTGTCTACACCGACCTCGACCATTGCAGAAGATATCAAACCACTTTTTGTTCCGGATGAGTTGATGTCAACTCCAAAACCTCCCACACCAGTTCCGGATATCAAACCATCACTACCGGTACCGCCGGAGCTGCAAAAGTCTCCTATTCCGCCACCAGTTGTCCCGGTCACTCCTATGACCAAGCCGAAAAAGGAGAAAGCgccaagaaagaagaagcaacaGGAACCAAAATTGAAAACGCCTCTTCCTCGAATGATACCAAACCAAGGATTGGATGTCGGTGCTTTATTCCCTTTGAGTCAAACAATTCCTCCCCATCCTATTCATTCACCTTTAGTAAATCAGATTACACCACCCAAACCTCCAAAGCCCAAACGTACAAAGTTAACCAAAAAGCAAATCGAACGCCAGTACATGGAACAGCTTCAGCAATTCCAAGGAGGTCCCCTGAATGCTCAGAACATTCTAGAAATGCTTACTCCCCCGGGCAAGAAGCCTCTCCCTGGGTTGTTTCAATCGCCCTTTTCCTCCCCTCAAAAGCAAACACCACTGCACCAGCAACCCAAATTCCCGGACAACGTCGCCCAATCACAGTTAGATCTTCTGCAGAAACTTCATCCGAGTTTGAAATTACTCCAGCCCCTGGCCCACCTTTGTCAGGTCCTCTAATGCATGCCTCGCCAGAGAAACACAAactgaatattttcaaaaggtTGCCAAGAAGGAACCTCCTCCGACACCAACCACCCAGGGTCCAATCATCGTCATCGATGACGACAAAAGTCCTCCCCATCAACCGCAGTTCCCAATGACGCCGATGGGCAAAAAACGAGCGCCCAAAATGCCCAGTTCGGGATTTTCCTTTCAAGACGCCCTTTCATCGCCGGATATGGGTTTTGGCATGAACATGAGTGACCACTCCGGCGGTATGGGCCCGTCCGGTTCGTTCCGGGAGTTCTCTCCACCCAAAACACCATCCAACCTACCGAAAACGCCGGATATCAAAATGCCATCTAGCTCAAGTTCATCCGCCTCCTGGATGAGTGATTCCGGAAAACTTTCCGCCGGACCTAGTCCTATGTTTGGCGATTTCCCCAATTTTGGCCTTCCCCCTataaaggaagaaaagaaaaagaaaccaAGGCAGCCAAAGCAACCGAAGGAAACAGCCGCTGCAAAGAAAGCCAAAAACGCAGGTTTGCTTGAAGAATTAAAACTCCTTCAACAAATCCATCAGCAGTACCCTCCAGCTCCGCCCGGTCCTCCCACGATTGACAAGAAACCTCTTCAGGATGCCATTTCCAATTACAGCAAGATGCTCAACAACGCTATGCAACCAGGATTCCTCGCTTCTCAAATGCGCAATCCTGGAATGTTCGGAATGTTCCCACTACCGTCTGGTCCGGGACTCATTCCGGATAACCCTCTTTTCAACCCATTCAACCCGGGACAATCTTTCCTTCCGCCGGCACCATTCGGGATGCCATTGCCACCTCGTTTCGACATAAACAAATTGCTTCAAAACCCACGCCCAACCAAGGCGTCTCCTATGGAAAACTTTGATAACTTGGATCCAGAAACTAAACTGGCTCACACGCCGCTCGATCTGCAGAAAAGCACTTGCAACGTGGCCCCCTTGGTACCACCCTCTCTACAAATCGATCCCGCTACTCCACCAACCGGTAATTTCCGTAAAAAGCCCACAATGTCCCCGGTCATCAAAGAGCATCTTCCCCAAGAGCAATCGCTGAACCTCTCCATCAAACCCAACGTCATGCATCAAAATCACACCATCCCTTCGTCGGTAGTCTCTCAGCCTCCGATAGCTCACCAACAGCCCAAATTTTCCCAAGCTCCCACTTATCCAAAGGACCTGCCCATCCCGGCCACAATCACCACAACCGCTACCACGATCGCTCCACCCCATCATCCTCCTGCGCCGTCCCCAGCGCCAGTCGTCCCGCAAAATATTCCCACGCTGGCAGCGGCATCGCCTACGGTGCCTCCAATCACCCCGGGCGAGACCATCGTCATCGAAACCGACTCGGACACCAACAGCCAATCGACGGTCACGATGGCCGCAATGGGTATATCGCCACCGCAATCGTCCGGCGCAGCATCCAGCCGGGCACCGGTGCCCGGCGATGGCTCCGCGCCCATCTTGGCCT encodes:
- the LOC134204517 gene encoding LOW QUALITY PROTEIN: transcription initiation factor TFIID subunit 3-like (The sequence of the model RefSeq protein was modified relative to this genomic sequence to represent the inferred CDS: inserted 2 bases in 2 codons), whose protein sequence is MSERYTHQLLKVVVAQICQTIGWHSIQSTPMELMIDILDQYLRDVTRTTHRYTELYNRTDPNLDDVALAYREMGMSLTELQEYLQYVDPIERPFEVPKYPLPKESHLNFMKPGSKETLTRPVHIPEHMPPMLVDSEEEQEEEERRRQMQLHLMAEADEEVVEEVKPDIGEVVEKMEEVGAEEVAIMDASQSEEVVTFKRPLDGPVADAGLDVKKSKSLSDERRPTREISSVIMTTSGFISPAREGRLPDSKPPVIPEEKPKPPPPPPPAPVSTVLPVAKIDEKFGKKAKKKPVEKEKKEKKEKKVDKKKESIDKEKDSKSRPATPTIHPMAEQIDIPSLSTPTSTIAEDIKPLFVPDELMSTPKPPTPVPDIKPSLPVPPELQKSPIPPPVVPVTPMTKPKKEKAPRKKKQQEPKLKTPLPRMIPNQGLDVGALFPLSQTIPPHPIHSPLVNQITPPKPPKPKRTKLTKKQIERQYMEQLQQFQGGPLNAQNILEMLTPPGKKPLPGLFQSPFSSPQKQTPLHQQPKFPDNVAQSQLDLLQKLHPSXEITPAPGPPLSGPLMHASPEKHKLNIFXKVAKKEPPPTPTTQGPIIVIDDDKSPPHQPQFPMTPMGKKRAPKMPSSGFSFQDALSSPDMGFGMNMSDHSGGMGPSGSFREFSPPKTPSNLPKTPDIKMPSSSSSSASWMSDSGKLSAGPSPMFGDFPNFGLPPIKEEKKKKPRQPKQPKETAAAKKAKNAGLLEELKLLQQIHQQYPPAPPGPPTIDKKPLQDAISNYSKMLNNAMQPGFLASQMRNPGMFGMFPLPSGPGLIPDNPLFNPFNPGQSFLPPAPFGMPLPPRFDINKLLQNPRPTKASPMENFDNLDPETKLAHTPLDLQKSTCNVAPLVPPSLQIDPATPPTGNFRKKPTMSPVIKEHLPQEQSLNLSIKPNVMHQNHTIPSSVVSQPPIAHQQPKFSQAPTYPKDLPIPATITTTATTIAPPHHPPAPSPAPVVPQNIPTLAAASPTVPPITPGETIVIETDSDTNSQSTVTMAAMGISPPQSSGAASSRAPVPGDGSAPILASKDKSEKRKNKEHKKDRKVKEGKEGKIKKKKDKKDKNKSKDRDRERPKSSHSMNQDLSDGPMETSFSAIGGALPMDDPMQLEQIRRKEKKEKKKEKLKKEKRKEKERAAAAALESSFPDQRTTFPLSGSTVGDLTTPGGPSTSYMGSSEHRNSPDVTSAASVPKLMLKLGSTNTPSPRSNTPDNHPPPPAEPITKSAEIKREASPELARISALVTRPPKLKTPGSKGKSKESDEPSKAPKLSADHSSKAAGKLDFSATDQPAKPRPRGIQALPDSIDLFSVTPTPPTLPKPAPAVGSAPSSSSSSSDHPKKPSKEPKSSKSASASASLGVTIPAPLNTPINVQDADGNVVWICPACGRVDDGTPMIGCDGCDAWYHWVCVGIQVPPDSNEDWYCRVCIGKKQESHGDEKQKKRKKKDKKNPKD